In one Bacteroides intestinalis DSM 17393 genomic region, the following are encoded:
- a CDS encoding gamma carbonic anhydrase family protein, translated as MALIKSVRGFTPEFGENCFLADNAAIIGDVKMGRDCSIWFSTVLRGDVNSIRIGNGVNIQDGSVLHTLYEKSTIEIGDHVSVGHNVTIHGATIKDYALVGMGSTILDHAIVGEGAIVAAGSLVLSNTVIEPGSIWGGVPAKFIKKVDPAQAKELNQKIAHNYLMYSNWYKE; from the coding sequence ATGGCATTAATCAAATCAGTCAGAGGTTTCACTCCTGAATTTGGAGAGAACTGTTTTTTAGCGGACAATGCAGCCATCATCGGAGATGTAAAAATGGGACGTGATTGCAGCATTTGGTTCAGCACCGTACTGCGCGGAGACGTAAACTCCATCCGTATCGGAAACGGGGTCAATATACAAGACGGAAGCGTGCTGCACACCTTATATGAAAAATCAACCATTGAAATAGGCGATCACGTTTCTGTAGGGCACAACGTCACCATTCATGGAGCTACCATTAAAGATTATGCATTGGTAGGCATGGGCTCTACCATTCTCGACCACGCTATTGTGGGTGAAGGCGCTATTGTTGCTGCCGGCTCACTGGTTTTGAGCAACACGGTCATTGAACCGGGAAGCATCTGGGGTGGTGTTCCTGCAAAATTCATAAAGAAAGTAGATCCGGCGCAGGCTAAAGAGTTGAATCAGAAGATTGCACATAACTATCTGATGTATTCTAACTGGTATAAAGAGTAA
- a CDS encoding aminopeptidase P family protein: protein MSQTINNRIQALRALFSQEGIQAFIIPSTDPHLSEYVAPHWKSREWISGFTGSAGTVVVTTTKAGLWTDSRYFLQAALQLEGTEIELYKEMLPETPSISTFLSMQLAPGDTVGIDGKMFSAEAVEDMRVKLQKHRIRLKSISDPLEQLWTDRPPMPEGPAFIHETKYAGKSSTEKISIIREELKKCNAKALFLSALDEIAWTLNLRGSDVHCNPVVVSYLLIEEQHTHFFIQPQKITPVVANYLKEIGASLHPYEEVETYLNRINVDSLLINPAKTNYAMYSAVNPNCRIIHGASPVTLLKAIRNKQEIAGIHAAMQRDGVALVKFLKWLEEVVPTGKETEISVDKKLHNFRAEQDLYKGESFDTIAGYKEHGAIVHYEATPETDVPLKPEGFLLLDSGAQYLDGTTDITRTIALGKLTKEEKTDYTLILKGHIALAMAKFPVGTRGAQLDVLARMPIWQRGMNFLHGTGHGVGHFLNVHEGPQSIRMNENPIPLQLGMLTSNEPGVYKAGSHGIRTENLVLVVPAGEGMFGNYLQFETVTLCPICKKGIIKELLTTEEIEWLNSYHQTVYEKLSPSLNKEEQAWLKEATSKL from the coding sequence ATGAGCCAGACAATAAACAATCGGATACAAGCCTTACGGGCTTTGTTCAGTCAAGAGGGCATACAGGCCTTTATCATTCCGAGTACGGACCCGCATCTGAGTGAATATGTTGCTCCCCATTGGAAATCCCGGGAATGGATTTCCGGTTTTACAGGTTCCGCAGGAACCGTTGTCGTTACTACCACTAAGGCAGGATTATGGACCGATTCCCGCTATTTCCTCCAGGCTGCCCTACAGTTGGAAGGTACTGAAATAGAGTTATACAAAGAAATGCTTCCTGAAACACCCAGTATCTCCACGTTTTTAAGTATGCAATTAGCTCCCGGTGACACCGTAGGTATTGATGGAAAAATGTTTTCTGCAGAAGCTGTGGAGGACATGAGAGTTAAATTACAGAAACACCGGATACGGCTGAAAAGTATTTCAGATCCGTTAGAGCAATTATGGACCGACCGACCGCCAATGCCGGAAGGTCCAGCTTTTATCCATGAAACGAAATATGCAGGAAAAAGCAGCACAGAAAAAATTTCCATTATCCGGGAAGAGTTGAAAAAGTGCAATGCCAAAGCATTATTCCTGTCGGCTCTGGACGAAATTGCATGGACACTCAACCTGCGCGGCAGTGATGTACATTGCAATCCTGTAGTTGTCAGCTACCTATTGATTGAAGAACAACATACACACTTTTTCATCCAACCACAAAAGATTACCCCTGTGGTTGCCAACTATCTAAAAGAAATAGGAGCAAGCCTGCACCCTTATGAGGAAGTGGAAACATACCTCAACCGGATAAATGTGGATAGCCTGCTCATTAACCCGGCTAAAACAAATTACGCCATGTATTCAGCTGTCAACCCCAATTGCAGAATCATTCATGGAGCTTCCCCGGTTACTCTGCTGAAAGCAATTCGTAACAAACAAGAAATAGCCGGAATACACGCAGCAATGCAACGGGACGGAGTAGCTCTGGTCAAATTCCTAAAGTGGCTGGAAGAGGTAGTCCCCACCGGCAAAGAAACCGAGATAAGTGTAGACAAAAAGCTGCATAACTTCCGTGCCGAACAGGATTTATACAAGGGAGAAAGCTTTGACACCATTGCAGGGTACAAAGAACATGGGGCAATCGTACATTACGAAGCGACTCCCGAAACAGATGTTCCTCTAAAGCCTGAAGGTTTTCTGCTATTAGATTCCGGCGCACAATATCTGGACGGAACTACAGATATTACACGTACGATTGCCTTAGGTAAACTAACCAAAGAAGAGAAAACAGACTATACATTAATATTAAAAGGGCACATCGCACTGGCAATGGCCAAATTTCCTGTTGGTACACGCGGAGCACAACTGGATGTACTGGCGCGTATGCCGATATGGCAACGGGGAATGAACTTCCTGCATGGTACAGGACATGGCGTAGGTCATTTCCTGAATGTACACGAAGGACCTCAGAGTATCCGGATGAACGAAAACCCGATACCCCTGCAACTGGGTATGCTGACATCCAACGAACCGGGCGTATACAAAGCAGGAAGTCATGGAATCCGGACGGAAAATCTGGTTCTGGTAGTTCCTGCCGGAGAAGGAATGTTCGGCAACTATCTGCAATTCGAGACTGTAACCCTCTGCCCTATCTGCAAAAAAGGAATTATTAAAGAACTGCTCACTACAGAAGAAATCGAATGGCTCAACAGCTATCATCAAACTGTATATGAGAAATTATCGCCAAGCCTGAACAAAGAAGAACAGGCATGGTTGAAGGAAGCAACAAGTAAATTATAA
- the rpsU gene encoding 30S ribosomal protein S21 — MIVVPVKEGENIEKALKKFKRKFEKTGIVKELRSRQQFDKPSVVNRLKKERAVYVQKLQQVED; from the coding sequence ATGATTGTAGTACCTGTAAAAGAAGGCGAAAACATTGAGAAAGCGCTGAAGAAATTTAAAAGAAAATTCGAGAAAACTGGTATCGTTAAGGAATTAAGAAGCAGACAGCAGTTTGACAAACCGTCTGTGGTTAACAGACTTAAGAAAGAACGTGCAGTTTACGTACAAAAACTTCAGCAAGTAGAAGATTAA
- the xerC gene encoding tyrosine recombinase XerC — protein sequence MWLTDSFLDYLQYERNYSEETIKSYREDLRQFEEFAREEIGDSAPSEVKAELVREWIVSLMDRGYTSTSINRKLSSLRSFYKFLLRKGEVAVNPLQKITGPKNKKPLPAFLRESDMDRLLDEVDFGEGFKGCRDHMIIEMFYATGVRLSELIGLDNKDVDFSSSLIKVTGKRNKQRLIPFGEELKIAMMEYVDVRNEAVPIRTNAFFVRENGERLSRSIVENLVKRNLSKVVTLKKRSPHVLRHTFATTMLNHDAELGAIKELLGHESLATTEVYTHTTFEELKKVYNLAHPRA from the coding sequence ATGTGGTTGACAGACTCTTTTCTTGACTATCTTCAGTACGAACGGAATTACTCCGAAGAGACTATAAAGTCTTATCGGGAAGATTTGCGTCAATTTGAAGAGTTTGCGAGAGAAGAAATTGGAGATTCGGCTCCATCGGAAGTAAAGGCTGAACTTGTTCGTGAATGGATTGTTTCCTTAATGGACAGGGGATATACTTCTACTTCAATAAACCGGAAGTTAAGTTCGCTCAGGTCATTTTATAAATTCCTTTTAAGGAAGGGTGAAGTGGCTGTGAATCCATTGCAAAAGATAACGGGGCCTAAAAATAAGAAACCGTTACCTGCTTTCCTTCGGGAGAGTGATATGGATAGATTGTTGGATGAGGTGGATTTCGGTGAAGGCTTTAAGGGATGTCGTGATCATATGATTATTGAGATGTTTTATGCCACAGGTGTGAGACTTTCAGAATTGATAGGATTGGACAATAAAGATGTAGATTTCTCTTCTTCACTTATCAAAGTGACGGGGAAACGAAATAAACAGCGTTTGATACCTTTTGGCGAAGAGTTGAAAATTGCAATGATGGAGTATGTCGATGTTAGAAATGAAGCAGTTCCGATTCGGACGAATGCATTTTTTGTCCGGGAGAATGGGGAGCGTCTTTCTCGCAGTATTGTTGAAAATCTAGTGAAACGAAACCTGTCAAAGGTAGTAACGTTGAAGAAACGTAGTCCTCATGTGTTGAGGCATACTTTTGCTACGACTATGCTGAATCATGATGCAGAACTCGGAGCTATAAAAGAGCTTCTCGGTCACGAGAGTTTGGCGACTACGGAGGTTTATACGCATACTACTTTTGAAGAACTTAAAAAAGTGTATAACCTGGCTCATCCTCGGGCCTAA
- the hpf gene encoding ribosome hibernation-promoting factor, HPF/YfiA family — protein sequence MEVRIQSIHFDASEQLQVFIQKKVAKLEKYYDDIKKVEVSLKVVKPETAENKEAGVKVIVPNGDFYASKICDTFEEAIDLSVEAVEKQLVKYKEKQRSK from the coding sequence ATGGAAGTAAGAATTCAATCAATTCACTTTGACGCGTCAGAGCAATTGCAAGTCTTTATTCAGAAGAAAGTTGCAAAGTTGGAGAAGTATTACGATGATATAAAGAAAGTAGAGGTGTCATTAAAGGTAGTTAAACCAGAAACCGCAGAAAATAAAGAAGCCGGCGTAAAGGTGATTGTGCCTAACGGCGATTTTTACGCAAGTAAGATCTGTGATACGTTTGAAGAGGCAATCGATTTAAGTGTCGAAGCCGTAGAAAAACAGTTGGTTAAGTACAAGGAAAAACAACGGAGCAAATAA
- the tuf gene encoding elongation factor Tu, which produces MAKEKFERKKPHVNIGTIGHVDHGKTTLTAAITTVLAKKGLSEVKSFDQIDNAPEEKERGITINTSHVEYETANRHYAHVDCPGHADYVKNMVTGAAQMDGAIIVVAATDGPMPQTREHILLARQVNVPKLVVFMNKCDMVDDEEMLELVEMEMRELLAAYEFDGDNTPIIRGSALGALNGVEKWEDKVMELMDAVDTWIPLPPRDVDKPFLMPVEDVFSITGRGTVATGRIETGIIHVGDEVEILGLGEDKKSVVTGVEMFRKLLDQGEAGDNVGLLLRGIDKNEIKRGMVLCKPGQIKPHSKFKASIYVLKKEEGGRHTPFHNKYRPQFYLRTMDCTGEITLPEGTEMVMPGDNVEINVELIYPVALNVGLRFAIREGGRTVGSGQITEILD; this is translated from the coding sequence ATGGCTAAAGAGAAATTCGAACGTAAAAAACCGCACGTAAACATCGGTACAATCGGTCACGTTGACCACGGTAAAACCACGTTAACGGCTGCTATCACTACAGTGTTGGCAAAGAAAGGTCTTTCAGAAGTTAAATCTTTCGATCAGATCGATAATGCTCCTGAAGAAAAGGAAAGAGGTATTACTATTAATACTTCACACGTAGAGTATGAAACTGCTAACCGTCACTATGCTCACGTAGACTGTCCGGGTCACGCCGACTACGTAAAGAACATGGTAACTGGTGCTGCTCAGATGGACGGTGCTATCATTGTAGTTGCTGCTACTGATGGTCCGATGCCTCAGACTCGTGAGCACATCCTGTTGGCTCGTCAGGTAAACGTACCGAAGCTTGTTGTTTTTATGAACAAGTGCGATATGGTTGATGACGAAGAAATGTTGGAACTCGTTGAAATGGAAATGCGCGAACTGTTGGCTGCATACGAATTCGACGGTGACAATACTCCTATCATCCGTGGTTCTGCTCTTGGTGCATTGAATGGCGTAGAAAAATGGGAAGATAAAGTTATGGAGCTGATGGATGCTGTTGATACTTGGATTCCGCTGCCTCCGCGTGATGTTGATAAACCGTTCTTGATGCCGGTTGAAGACGTGTTCTCTATTACTGGTCGTGGTACTGTTGCTACTGGTCGTATCGAAACTGGTATCATTCATGTAGGTGACGAAGTTGAAATCCTCGGTCTGGGTGAAGATAAGAAATCTGTTGTAACTGGTGTTGAAATGTTCCGCAAATTGCTGGATCAGGGTGAAGCTGGTGATAACGTTGGTTTGTTGCTTCGTGGTATTGATAAGAATGAAATCAAACGCGGTATGGTTCTTTGTAAACCGGGTCAGATTAAACCTCACTCTAAATTCAAAGCTTCTATCTATGTTTTGAAAAAAGAAGAAGGTGGTCGTCATACTCCGTTCCACAACAAATATCGTCCTCAATTCTATCTGCGTACTATGGACTGTACAGGTGAAATCACTCTTCCGGAAGGAACTGAAATGGTGATGCCTGGTGATAACGTAGAAATCAACGTAGAATTGATCTATCCGGTAGCTCTGAACGTAGGTTTGCGTTTTGCTATCCGCGAAGGTGGTCGTACGGTAGGTTCAGGTCAGATTACTGAAATTCTTGACTAA
- the secE gene encoding preprotein translocase subunit SecE, translating to MKKIVAYIKETYDELVHKVSWPTYSELTNSAVVVLYASLLIALVVFAMDFCFQNVMEKIIYPH from the coding sequence ATGAAGAAGATTGTAGCTTATATTAAAGAAACTTACGACGAACTTGTACATAAAGTATCGTGGCCTACGTATTCTGAACTTACTAACAGTGCAGTAGTTGTTTTATATGCTTCCCTGCTTATTGCATTGGTAGTATTTGCGATGGACTTCTGTTTCCAGAACGTAATGGAGAAAATTATTTATCCACACTAA
- the nusG gene encoding transcription termination/antitermination protein NusG: protein MSEIEKKWYVLRAISGKEAKVKEYLEADIKNSDLGDYVSQVLIPTEKVYQVRNGKKIVKERSYLPGYVLVEAALVGEVAHHLRNTPNVIGFLGGSDKPVPLRQSEVNRILGTVDELQDATEELSIPYVVGETVKVNYGPFSGFSGIIEEVNTEKKKLKVMVKIFGRKTPLELGFMQVEKE, encoded by the coding sequence ATGTCTGAGATTGAAAAGAAATGGTACGTCCTGCGTGCTATTAGTGGAAAAGAAGCTAAGGTGAAGGAATACCTTGAAGCTGATATTAAAAACAGCGACCTTGGTGATTATGTATCTCAGGTATTGATTCCTACCGAAAAGGTTTATCAGGTTCGCAATGGAAAGAAAATTGTGAAAGAGAGAAGTTATCTCCCTGGTTACGTTTTGGTGGAGGCAGCTCTGGTTGGTGAGGTAGCTCACCACTTGAGAAATACTCCTAATGTGATTGGATTCTTAGGTGGATCGGATAAACCTGTTCCCCTGAGACAATCGGAAGTGAATCGTATACTTGGTACGGTGGACGAGCTACAGGATGCTACTGAAGAGCTTAGTATCCCGTATGTAGTCGGTGAAACTGTGAAAGTAAATTACGGCCCGTTCAGTGGATTCAGTGGTATCATTGAAGAAGTGAACACCGAGAAGAAGAAACTCAAGGTTATGGTAAAGATATTCGGACGGAAAACTCCGCTCGAATTGGGCTTTATGCAAGTTGAAAAAGAATAA
- the rplK gene encoding 50S ribosomal protein L11: MAKEVAGLIKLQIKGGAANPSPPVGPALGSKGINIMEFCKQFNARTQDKAGKILPVIITYYADKSFDFVIKTPPVAIQLLELAKVKSGSAEPNRKKIAEITWEQVRTIAQDKLVDLNCFTVEAAMTMVAGTARSMGITVKGEFPVNN, translated from the coding sequence ATGGCTAAAGAAGTTGCTGGACTAATCAAATTACAGATTAAAGGAGGCGCGGCAAATCCATCACCTCCCGTAGGACCTGCTTTGGGTTCAAAGGGTATTAACATCATGGAGTTTTGCAAGCAATTCAACGCCAGAACCCAAGACAAAGCAGGAAAAATTCTTCCTGTGATTATCACTTACTACGCAGATAAGTCTTTCGATTTTGTAATCAAGACTCCTCCCGTTGCTATTCAATTACTTGAATTAGCTAAGGTAAAGAGTGGTTCTGCTGAGCCTAACCGTAAGAAAATTGCCGAGATTACTTGGGAACAGGTTCGTACGATTGCTCAGGACAAATTGGTGGACTTGAACTGTTTCACTGTAGAAGCTGCCATGACAATGGTTGCTGGTACGGCTAGAAGTATGGGTATCACTGTAAAAGGGGAGTTCCCGGTTAATAACTAA
- the rplA gene encoding 50S ribosomal protein L1 gives MGKLTKKQKLAAEKIEAGKAYSLKEAASLVKEITYTKFDASLDIDVRLGVDPRKANQMVRGVVSLPHGTGKVVRVLVLCTPDAEAAAKEAGADYVGLDEYIEKIKGGWTDVDVIITMPSIMGKIGALGRVLGPRGLMPNPKSGTVTMDVAKAVREVKQGKIDFKVDKSGIVHTSIGKVSFGVDQIRDNAKEFISTLNKLKPTAAKGTYIKSIYLSSTMSAGIKIDPKSVEEI, from the coding sequence ATGGGTAAACTGACAAAAAAACAAAAGTTGGCTGCAGAAAAAATTGAAGCAGGGAAAGCATACTCACTGAAAGAAGCTGCATCTTTGGTAAAGGAAATCACCTATACTAAGTTTGATGCTTCACTGGATATTGACGTGCGTTTGGGCGTTGACCCGCGTAAGGCGAACCAGATGGTGAGAGGTGTTGTATCACTTCCTCATGGTACTGGTAAAGTTGTACGCGTTTTGGTGCTTTGTACACCGGATGCTGAAGCTGCTGCAAAAGAAGCCGGAGCTGACTACGTTGGTCTTGACGAATATATTGAAAAGATCAAAGGTGGATGGACTGATGTGGATGTAATCATCACTATGCCGTCTATCATGGGTAAAATTGGTGCACTCGGTCGTGTGCTCGGTCCTCGTGGATTGATGCCTAACCCGAAGAGTGGTACTGTAACTATGGATGTTGCTAAAGCTGTAAGAGAAGTAAAACAAGGTAAGATCGACTTTAAAGTTGATAAGAGTGGTATTGTTCATACTTCTATCGGTAAAGTTTCATTTGGTGTTGATCAAATTCGTGATAATGCGAAGGAATTCATCTCTACTTTGAATAAATTGAAACCGACTGCAGCCAAGGGTACATATATTAAGAGTATTTATCTTTCTAGCACAATGAGTGCAGGTATCAAGATTGACCCGAAATCAGTAGAAGAAATCTAA
- the rplJ gene encoding 50S ribosomal protein L10, translating to MRKEDKSTIIEQIAATVKEYSHFYLIDITAMNAAATSALRRECFKSDIKLMLIKNTLLHKALESLEEDYSPLYGCLKGTTAIMFCNTANLPAKLIKAKAKDGIPGLKAAYAEESFYVGADQLDALVSIKSKNEVIADIVALLQSPAKNVISALQSGGNTIHGVLKTLGERPE from the coding sequence ATGAGAAAGGAAGATAAAAGTACGATTATTGAGCAGATTGCTGCTACAGTAAAGGAATATAGTCACTTCTATTTGATAGACATCACTGCGATGAACGCTGCTGCTACAAGCGCGTTGAGAAGAGAATGTTTCAAATCAGACATCAAATTGATGCTGATTAAGAATACATTGCTTCACAAAGCATTGGAAAGTCTGGAAGAAGATTATTCTCCGCTTTATGGTTGCTTGAAAGGTACTACAGCTATTATGTTCTGTAATACTGCCAACTTACCTGCTAAGTTGATCAAAGCAAAAGCTAAAGACGGTATTCCCGGACTGAAAGCTGCATATGCAGAAGAAAGCTTCTATGTTGGTGCTGACCAGTTGGATGCTCTCGTTAGTATTAAGAGTAAGAATGAAGTTATTGCCGATATCGTTGCTTTGCTGCAATCACCGGCCAAGAATGTTATTTCTGCTCTCCAATCAGGTGGAAACACCATTCACGGAGTTCTCAAAACTCTTGGTGAACGTCCCGAATAA
- the rplL gene encoding 50S ribosomal protein L7/L12: MADLKAFAEQLVNLTVKEVNELATILKEEYGIEPAAAAVAVAAGPAAGGAAAAEEKTSFDVVLKSAGAAKLQVVKAVKEACGLGLKEAKDMVDGAPSVVKEGLAKDEAESLKKTLEEAGAEVELK; encoded by the coding sequence ATGGCAGATTTGAAAGCTTTTGCAGAACAATTAGTTAACTTGACAGTAAAAGAAGTTAATGAACTTGCAACTATCCTTAAAGAAGAATATGGTATTGAACCTGCTGCTGCAGCTGTAGCTGTTGCTGCTGGTCCTGCAGCTGGTGGTGCTGCTGCCGCTGAAGAAAAGACTTCTTTTGATGTAGTATTGAAGAGCGCTGGTGCAGCTAAACTTCAGGTTGTTAAGGCCGTGAAGGAAGCTTGTGGTCTTGGCTTGAAAGAAGCTAAGGACATGGTAGACGGTGCTCCTAGCGTAGTTAAAGAAGGTTTGGCTAAAGACGAAGCAGAATCATTGAAGAAAACATTGGAAGAAGCTGGAGCTGAAGTTGAACTTAAATAA